CCTACACCGAAAGGAACAATGTTCTGGATTCCATCTAAAAAAGAAACCTCAAGACTTTTTTCAGCGTGATTGATCAGACGCGATTTTTTGACAAAACCATAGGCATCACTATTGTTCCATTGATACCTGAAGGTTAGACCCAAATCCTCATTTACTTCTTCGAATATTATCCGGTTACCGTAGCTATTTTTGTAAAGATTATTTTGTGTATTGTAAATGCCCTTATTTCTAATAGAAAATGGTTCCCATAGACTTTTCCGTTCCCCATCATCTACAATAAAAATACTTTTACTCCCCGTGATTTCAGAAGATTCGGTAATTTTATCATCTGTATAGTATGGGAAAAGTGCATGTTCCGCATTCTTGCGCCCAGCTGATAACCCCCCGTTACTAGAGATAAACATCCAATGATCTGAATCACTTACAATGCTCATGAAAAATGAACGCATGGCGTCATAATTGGAAATCTTGTAGTAATTTTCGTTGTCGAACGTTACCAATTCTCCTTTGATTTCCTTTTGTGAAGTAGTTAATCTAGAATTACCTATGAATAATTTATTTTCGGACATTAAATTTTATGGTATTATGGAATGGATTGACAAAATTAAGCGTTTTGCCAATCTATAAATTATTTTAATAATTCCTCCTCTATTCCAAAATTAAATCATCTAAATAATAGGTTTCCGACGTACTTGTTGGATCATTTCCTGAATCAAAATCAGGTATTATAACAATAGTGTTATAAATATTTGGATCAAAACTACCTGGAACTACAGCTCCAAAATCAAAAGTTAACTCCACCCATTCATTCGCATTGGTTACTGTTTGTTGTAAGCTATAATTTGGAATGCCTGAATCCGTCGGTCTTCTTTGCAGTTCGAACTGAAATACTGCATTTGGTTTTGTAGAGTACACCTTGACCTTAAATGTTCTGGTCGTTGTCAAATCTAATGGTGAAGCAAAAACATTTTCCATACCTCCATAAAATTCTGTTCCTGCAGGTTTGTTGAAAGTATATACATTTGCTGATGTATTAATACCTCCTGATACCGGATTCGCGGTAATAGAACCACTAACGCTTGCAGATTCAAAAACAGCACTGAATTCTTCTCCATTTTCAAAATCTGCAGGTAAAGAAGAAAATGCAGCGACACCGCCTGTACCACCTTCACCAGAGGTGTCACAAGTAGCATCAAAAGGTACCATGGAGAGATTTCCTGGAGCATTCAAACTCCAATTTCCGCCAAAAGAAACCTTGCTCCATAAAATGTTGAACTCAACATTAGCCGGTGCACCTCCTCCATAAAAGAATTCTCCAGCCCAAACTCCTGGTGACACTTCTGCAGGTGCGGATGAAATTCCAGGAACCGGGTTCCAATCCCCGGCGGGGAAAACTAAGGTGTCGACAGGGTCTCCATCAGCTGATTCAATTTCTATACGCATGGTTTGTGCATCGACATTGAATACCGATAAAAGAATATCCGAACCGGCATCACCACCAAACGCCTGTACCTGAGTAAGACAGAATGGACTTTTTGTACCTCCAGAACCTCCACCATCGGCAGTGTAGAAAATTACGTTGTCCACGAAGATGTTAGCCTCTACGCCATCACCCAAAACGTCAAAGATGATCTGGTTGATCGTTGGGTTGTCCGGTAACGGTCCTTCACTTCCGAGTGAGGGTACCAAGTCCGCAAGGGCCACGTCTATGTTGGTCCATTGGCCACCTGTCAGGTTGACCTCTACGTCCTCCCGGGAAACGGGATCGGTAAAGGAAATGAGACCGGCCCTGAACGAAATATCCTCGGCCACCCAAATATCCATACTGAAGTTGGTCCTTCCATCAAAACCTGTATCGTTCTGTAGCCCAACAAAATTGGTATTGGCATAACTCCACACGTCATCGCCGACAACTTGAATCTCGGTGAACGTGGCACCGCCATCGTTTCCAAATGCCCTGGCGTTCGTACCTGCCACATTGGTATACACATTGCTGAACACCGAAGTAACGTCTGCAGCATCTTGGGTCGGTGCCGGTGCGGCCGTGGTTGGTTCCGTGGCCATGCCACCACCATCATCAGTATAGAAAATTACGTTGTCCACGAAGATGTTAGCCTCTACGCCATCACCCAAAACGTCAAAGATGATCTGGTTGATCGTTGGGTTGTCCGGTAACGGTCCTTCACTTCCGAGTGAGGGTACCAAGTCCGCAAGGGCCACGTCTATGTTGGTCCATTGGCCACCTGTCAGGTTGACCTCTACGTCCTCCCGGGAAACGGGATCGGTAAAGGAAATGAGACCGGCCCTGAACGAAATATCCTCGGCCACCCAAATATCCATACTGAAGTTGGTCCTTCCATCAAAACCTGTATCGTTCTGTAGCCCAACAAAATTGGTATTGGCATAACTCCACACGTCATCGCCGACAACTTGAATCTCGGTGAACGTGGCACCGCCATCGTTTCCAAATGCCCTGGCGTTCGTACCTGCCACATTGGTATACACATTGCTGAACACCGAAGTAACGTCTGCAGCATCTTGGGTCGGTGCCGGTGCGGCAGTGGTTGGTTCCGTGGCCATGCCACCACCATCATCCTGGGTTTGAGCAATATTATCTACATAGAAAGTGCCCTCAACTCCTGGGTCGGCATTGAACCCTATAAACAATACCATGCCATTATATTGGCCAACTGGAACCAACGCCTGGCCATTTTGGGGATCATCTTGAATAAAACTGGCGACTCCATTAGTTGCAAAGTCAAAACTTAAGGTTTCCCAACCTGAACCGGTATGGGTAGTTAAAACCTCTACATCCCGCGCTCCGGCAGCACCGTCCTCAAACTTGACCAAAACATCGATTGCTATTGATGCGAATAACTCCAGTTGAATTGTCTTATTATCACCGCTGAAGTCCACAGCAGTTCCTAACGGGAATTGTACATTTTGGAATTGACCACCACCGGTTTCCATTTGTCCAACATTTGTGTCATTTCCATTACCGGTTTCAGGGTTTGCCACTACTGAGAAGCCGATGTTATCACCCACAATGTCACCGTAAGCCACATTGGTACCATCAAAATCAATGGGCAACAGGACATCTTCTGGAATAGTTACCGTTATTTCACTTTGGAAAGTATCGGTAGAACCAGCTAAATTCCTAACTTCAAGACTAACCGTATACGTGCCTGTTGCAAATGTTCTAATCGGATTTATCTCGGTGGAAGTCTCCCCATTTCCAAAATCCCATTTGTAGGAATTGGCCTCTTCTGAAGTATTGATGAAAGTGACCGTACCGGAGGTCGAGTTTAACGTATAGGTAAAATCAGCAATGACCTGTGGTAAGACTACATCATCCTCATCGCAACCTTGAAAGGAGATTATCAACAAAAGTATTGTAATAAGCTTGGCTTTTTTTAATAATTGTTCCATTAGTATTTTATTTGTTTTTAGTTGAGTTCGTTATAATCATATACCCTCACATAGTCTACTACCATTGTCTGAGGAAAAACTGTTTCTGCATTAGGTGGACCTACGAAAGTTCCGCCAACAGCAAGATTCATTAGAATAAAGAATGGCTTATCAAATACCCAGTCACCTGTAACATCTTCGGGAGTTATTTGGTTGTAGAGTACATCGTCCACATAAAAGTTGACATATTCTGGTCCCCATTCTACGCCAAAGATGTGAAAACCAGTATCGAAGCGATCATTCTCCAATATATATTCTTTAGATATAGCGTTGCCTCCATTATATCCAGGACCATGAACACTTCCAATCAAAACCGAAGGGTTTTGCCCACGATATTCCATAATATCTATTTCACCTGCTCCTGGCCATGGATTCTCGTCAATATCCGCACCCAGCATCCAAAATGCTGGCCAAATACCCTGCCCATAAGGCAATCTTATTCTTGCCTCAAAACGACCGTAACGTTGTTCAAACTTATCCTTTGTAATCAATCTTGCC
This sequence is a window from Maribacter aestuarii. Protein-coding genes within it:
- a CDS encoding PKD domain-containing protein, yielding MEQLLKKAKLITILLLIISFQGCDEDDVVLPQVIADFTYTLNSTSGTVTFINTSEEANSYKWDFGNGETSTEINPIRTFATGTYTVSLEVRNLAGSTDTFQSEITVTIPEDVLLPIDFDGTNVAYGDIVGDNIGFSVVANPETGNGNDTNVGQMETGGGQFQNVQFPLGTAVDFSGDNKTIQLELFASIAIDVLVKFEDGAAGARDVEVLTTHTGSGWETLSFDFATNGVASFIQDDPQNGQALVPVGQYNGMVLFIGFNADPGVEGTFYVDNIAQTQDDGGGMATEPTTAAPAPTQDAADVTSVFSNVYTNVAGTNARAFGNDGGATFTEIQVVGDDVWSYANTNFVGLQNDTGFDGRTNFSMDIWVAEDISFRAGLISFTDPVSREDVEVNLTGGQWTNIDVALADLVPSLGSEGPLPDNPTINQIIFDVLGDGVEANIFVDNVIFYTDDGGGMATEPTTAAPAPTQDAADVTSVFSNVYTNVAGTNARAFGNDGGATFTEIQVVGDDVWSYANTNFVGLQNDTGFDGRTNFSMDIWVAEDISFRAGLISFTDPVSREDVEVNLTGGQWTNIDVALADLVPSLGSEGPLPDNPTINQIIFDVLGDGVEANIFVDNVIFYTADGGGSGGTKSPFCLTQVQAFGGDAGSDILLSVFNVDAQTMRIEIESADGDPVDTLVFPAGDWNPVPGISSAPAEVSPGVWAGEFFYGGGAPANVEFNILWSKVSFGGNWSLNAPGNLSMVPFDATCDTSGEGGTGGVAAFSSLPADFENGEEFSAVFESASVSGSITANPVSGGINTSANVYTFNKPAGTEFYGGMENVFASPLDLTTTRTFKVKVYSTKPNAVFQFELQRRPTDSGIPNYSLQQTVTNANEWVELTFDFGAVVPGSFDPNIYNTIVIIPDFDSGNDPTSTSETYYLDDLILE
- a CDS encoding glycoside hydrolase family 16 protein, translated to MNRKNMTQYRNTILSLMVLFLASCETEDTQTVTTFTELVLAEEFDVDGPVNASVWGYDIGTGENGWGNNELQYYTDRRENVTVQNGKLLITAQQESFEGSNFTSARLITKDKFEQRYGRFEARIRLPYGQGIWPAFWMLGADIDENPWPGAGEIDIMEYRGQNPSVLIGSVHGPGYNGGNAISKEYILENDRFDTGFHIFGVEWGPEYVNFYVDDVLYNQITPEDVTGDWVFDKPFFILMNLAVGGTFVGPPNAETVFPQTMVVDYVRVYDYNELN